In a genomic window of Nesterenkonia halotolerans:
- a CDS encoding prephenate dehydrogenase, which translates to MNLLTAPPASARRTPTVLIRGTGLLGTSIGLGLRADGHEVLLSDPSATAQSIAADIGAGRLLESSEPGADSPEIVIVAAPPEATAAEVGAALRSFPGAVVLDIASTKAEILHLLLQQAADDDAALTRHDLRRYVGTHPMAGREKSGPVAARGELFTSMPWVVCPAVDPVTGEQLSASEAVDWAGEIGRRLGATVHQMDPARHDQSVALISHLPQIAASLVASRLQDAPTSALALAGNGLRDVTRIAASDPGLWVQILSSNAAPVVEILYGLRQDVERLISTLEDPRAPGGQADIAQLIAEGNAGVARVPGKHGAPPQSFVVLTVIVDDKPGQIAAVLNDVARVGVNVEDMRMEHSAGHQVGMVELSVLPGRRDELAAAMTEFGWKVVLS; encoded by the coding sequence ATGAACCTGTTGACCGCACCACCGGCCAGCGCGCGCCGCACCCCGACGGTGCTCATCCGCGGCACCGGCCTGCTGGGCACCAGCATCGGCCTGGGCCTGCGCGCCGACGGCCACGAGGTGCTGCTCTCTGATCCCTCCGCCACTGCGCAGTCCATCGCCGCCGACATCGGCGCCGGGAGGCTGCTGGAGTCCTCCGAGCCTGGCGCGGACTCGCCCGAGATCGTCATCGTCGCCGCTCCGCCTGAGGCCACCGCCGCGGAGGTGGGAGCCGCGCTGCGCAGCTTCCCGGGCGCCGTCGTGCTGGACATCGCCTCCACCAAGGCGGAGATCCTGCACCTGCTGCTGCAGCAGGCCGCCGACGACGACGCCGCACTCACCCGCCACGATCTGCGCCGCTATGTGGGCACCCATCCGATGGCGGGCCGGGAGAAATCGGGACCGGTGGCCGCACGCGGCGAGCTGTTCACCTCGATGCCCTGGGTGGTCTGCCCGGCGGTGGACCCGGTCACCGGCGAGCAGCTCTCCGCCTCCGAGGCGGTGGACTGGGCCGGGGAGATCGGGCGACGTCTCGGCGCCACCGTGCACCAGATGGACCCCGCTCGCCACGACCAGTCGGTGGCGCTGATCTCCCATCTGCCGCAGATCGCCGCCTCACTGGTGGCCTCCCGACTGCAGGACGCTCCGACCTCCGCGCTCGCGCTGGCCGGCAATGGGCTGCGCGACGTCACCCGCATCGCCGCCTCGGACCCGGGGCTCTGGGTCCAGATCCTGTCCTCCAACGCCGCTCCCGTGGTGGAGATTCTCTACGGACTGCGCCAAGATGTGGAACGGCTCATCAGCACCCTGGAGGATCCGCGCGCCCCCGGCGGGCAGGCCGACATCGCGCAGCTGATCGCTGAGGGCAACGCCGGCGTGGCCCGGGTGCCCGGCAAGCACGGCGCTCCGCCGCAGTCCTTCGTGGTGCTCACCGTGATCGTCGATGACAAACCGGGACAGATCGCCGCAGTGCTCAATGATGTGGCACGGGTGGGCGTCAACGTCGAAGACATGCGCATGGAGCACTCCGCCGGCCATCAGGTCGGCATGGTGGAGCTCTCCGTGCTGCCAGGACGGCGAGACGAGCTCGCCGCAGCAATGACTGAATTTGGATGGAAGGTAGTGCTCTCGTGA
- a CDS encoding AMP-binding protein: MNGQTYRQLHARSLRNPEEFWLEAAGAVDWVTAPRQALDDAAAPVYRWFPGTELNLSYNCLDRHREAGRGEQTALIYDSALTPDSRSYTYAQLTEEVARCSGMLRDLGVGAGDRVIIYLPMIPQAPIAMLACARLGAVHSVVFGGFAARELASRIEDAAPDVVITASGGIEPSRRVEYLPTVAEALRLSSHKVSHVVVQHREGFAHSVQEEARAEEGAADTQAQWHDWEQRSAQSGPAGPVTVAATDPLYILYTSGTTGRPKGVVRDQGGTAVALSWSMQAIYAVGPGQRILTASDVGWVVGHSYIVYAPLLVGATTVLYEGKPVGTPDAGAFWRMVQEHRISALFTAPTALRAIRKTDPEAALVADYDISSLEHLFVAGERLDPATQRWIGEALDVPVIDNWWQTETGWPIAANPVGLDPLPVKEGSATLPMVGYDVSILDAAGEELPAGEEGNIALRLPMPPGTLPTLWGDDQRYIDSYLTAFPGFYATGDSGYLDEDGYLFVMGRTDDVINVSGHRLSAGAIEAVLASHPAVAECAVIGLADELKGQRATGFVVLKSGREDQPETLTAELTDLVRRMIGPVADFKSVSVVTALPKTRSGKILRKTMRQIADGETPRVPSTIEDASVLEDLTPVLRPHR, translated from the coding sequence ATGAATGGCCAGACCTACCGGCAGCTGCACGCCCGTTCGCTGCGGAATCCCGAGGAGTTCTGGCTCGAGGCTGCCGGCGCAGTGGACTGGGTCACGGCACCGCGTCAAGCCCTCGACGACGCCGCTGCCCCGGTCTACCGCTGGTTCCCAGGGACCGAGCTCAATCTGAGCTACAACTGCCTGGACCGTCATCGGGAGGCCGGACGCGGCGAGCAGACCGCGCTGATCTACGACTCGGCGCTCACACCTGACTCACGCAGCTACACCTACGCCCAGCTCACCGAAGAGGTGGCGCGCTGCTCCGGCATGCTGCGCGACCTCGGCGTCGGCGCGGGCGATCGGGTGATCATCTACCTGCCGATGATTCCGCAGGCACCGATCGCCATGCTTGCCTGCGCGCGGCTCGGAGCCGTGCACTCGGTGGTCTTCGGCGGCTTCGCAGCCCGAGAGCTCGCCTCCCGCATCGAGGACGCGGCCCCCGACGTCGTGATCACCGCCTCCGGAGGCATCGAGCCCAGCCGTCGGGTGGAGTACCTGCCCACAGTGGCCGAGGCGCTGCGCCTGTCCAGCCACAAGGTCAGCCATGTGGTGGTGCAGCACCGGGAGGGCTTCGCGCATTCGGTGCAAGAGGAGGCCCGGGCGGAGGAGGGTGCCGCAGACACGCAAGCACAATGGCACGACTGGGAGCAGCGCAGCGCCCAGTCTGGGCCCGCAGGGCCGGTCACCGTCGCCGCCACCGATCCGCTCTACATCCTCTACACCTCCGGCACCACGGGCAGGCCCAAGGGCGTGGTCCGTGACCAGGGCGGCACGGCGGTGGCGCTGAGCTGGTCGATGCAGGCGATCTACGCCGTCGGACCCGGGCAGCGAATCCTCACCGCCTCGGACGTGGGCTGGGTGGTCGGCCACTCCTACATCGTCTACGCCCCGCTGCTGGTGGGGGCCACCACGGTGCTCTACGAGGGCAAACCCGTGGGCACCCCGGATGCCGGAGCGTTCTGGCGCATGGTCCAGGAACATCGCATCAGCGCGCTCTTCACCGCACCCACCGCACTGCGCGCCATCCGCAAGACCGACCCGGAGGCGGCGCTGGTGGCGGACTACGACATCTCCTCGCTGGAGCACCTCTTCGTGGCGGGGGAGCGGCTGGACCCCGCGACCCAGCGCTGGATCGGGGAGGCGCTGGACGTCCCGGTGATCGACAACTGGTGGCAGACCGAGACCGGGTGGCCGATCGCCGCGAACCCCGTCGGGCTGGATCCGCTGCCGGTGAAAGAGGGCTCCGCCACGCTGCCCATGGTCGGATACGACGTGTCCATCCTCGACGCCGCCGGCGAGGAGCTGCCCGCGGGGGAGGAGGGCAACATCGCGCTGCGCCTGCCGATGCCGCCGGGCACGCTGCCCACGCTCTGGGGCGATGACCAGCGTTATATCGATTCCTACCTGACGGCGTTTCCCGGGTTCTACGCCACCGGGGACTCCGGCTACCTGGACGAGGACGGCTACCTCTTTGTCATGGGACGCACCGATGACGTCATCAACGTCTCCGGACACAGGCTCTCCGCCGGTGCGATCGAAGCGGTCCTCGCCTCGCACCCGGCCGTAGCCGAATGTGCCGTGATCGGTCTGGCCGACGAGCTCAAGGGTCAACGCGCCACGGGTTTCGTGGTGCTCAAGAGCGGGCGCGAGGATCAGCCCGAGACGCTCACCGCCGAGCTCACCGACCTGGTGCGCCGGATGATCGGGCCGGTGGCGGACTTCAAGAGCGTCTCCGTGGTGACCGCGCTGCCCAAGACCCGATCTGGGAAGATCCTGCGCAAGACGATGCGGCAGATCGCCGACGGCGAGACCCCGCGCGTTCCCTCCACCATCGAGGATGCTTCGGTGCTCGAGGACCTGACCCCGGTGCTGCGCCCCCACCGGTAG
- the scpB gene encoding SMC-Scp complex subunit ScpB, producing the protein MSEQNRMADPQDDTISEDLLAAAEAVLMITEEPISAAELGVALEIPEHQVIAVLDALRLDIDGITEGSRRRGYELREIAGGYRYYSRADYAEQVSAFILGGATTRLSQAALETLAVIAYRQPVARSQVAAIRGVNVDGVVRTLVHRGLVDTAGTDPLTGATLYTTTADLLERLGINSVQELPQLSPHLPGIEAAGELNGEG; encoded by the coding sequence ATGTCTGAACAGAACCGGATGGCTGACCCACAGGACGACACCATCAGCGAGGACCTGCTCGCCGCCGCCGAGGCGGTGCTGATGATCACCGAGGAGCCCATCTCCGCCGCCGAGCTCGGCGTCGCGCTGGAGATCCCCGAACACCAGGTCATCGCGGTGCTGGACGCGCTGCGTCTGGACATCGACGGGATCACCGAGGGCTCGCGCCGTCGCGGCTACGAGCTGCGCGAGATCGCCGGGGGATACCGCTACTACTCCCGTGCCGACTACGCCGAACAGGTCTCCGCCTTCATCCTCGGCGGTGCGACGACCCGGCTCTCGCAGGCCGCGCTGGAGACCCTGGCCGTGATCGCCTACCGGCAGCCCGTCGCCCGATCCCAGGTGGCGGCGATTCGAGGGGTCAACGTGGACGGGGTGGTGCGCACCCTGGTCCATCGCGGACTCGTGGACACCGCCGGGACCGACCCGCTCACCGGAGCGACCCTCTACACCACCACCGCTGACCTCTTGGAGCGCCTGGGCATCAACTCCGTGCAGGAGCTGCCGCAGCTCTCCCCGCACCTGCCGGGGATCGAGGCGGCGGGGGAGCTGAACGGGGAAGGCTGA
- a CDS encoding pseudouridine synthase has protein sequence MSSSGPDRRADSSQRREPRAARAARTPKAGQSGGPFSSEDPQRMISTGTSRTKPRRDEAEENFTAVHDPEGIRLQKVLAQAGVASRRVCEALISEGRVTVDGKAVIEPGIRVKPDEVTIHVDGVRVSLNVEHQYVMFNKPAGVVTTMSDPHGRPCINDFLTADMIAARLFHVGRLDAETEGLLLLTNDGELANRLTHPSYEVPKTYVVEVAGPVTKAVGKTLRAGIELEDGPIAVDDFRHLGSDGSRTMLQVTLHSGRNRIVRRIFDHVGHPVLRLVRTGIGELTIGDQPQGTVRELGRFELGHLLDLTSSAPDDATPRNGESAAEPKSGGQPG, from the coding sequence ATGAGTTCTTCGGGCCCCGACCGCCGCGCGGACAGTTCGCAGCGGCGAGAGCCCCGAGCTGCCCGGGCTGCGCGCACCCCGAAGGCCGGTCAATCGGGAGGACCCTTCTCCTCCGAGGACCCCCAGCGCATGATCTCCACCGGGACCTCGCGCACCAAACCCCGCCGCGACGAGGCCGAGGAGAATTTCACCGCCGTGCATGATCCCGAGGGAATCCGCCTGCAGAAGGTGCTGGCCCAGGCCGGCGTCGCGTCCCGGCGCGTCTGCGAGGCGCTGATCTCCGAGGGCCGGGTCACCGTGGACGGCAAGGCAGTGATCGAACCCGGCATCCGCGTGAAGCCCGATGAGGTGACCATCCACGTGGACGGCGTGCGCGTCAGCCTCAACGTGGAGCACCAGTACGTCATGTTCAACAAGCCCGCCGGCGTCGTCACCACCATGTCGGACCCGCACGGCCGGCCCTGCATCAATGACTTCCTCACCGCGGACATGATCGCCGCCCGGCTCTTCCACGTGGGACGCCTGGACGCCGAGACCGAGGGCCTGCTGCTGCTCACCAACGACGGCGAGCTGGCCAACCGGCTGACCCACCCCTCCTACGAGGTCCCCAAGACCTACGTGGTCGAAGTCGCCGGACCGGTGACCAAGGCAGTGGGCAAGACCCTGCGCGCCGGCATCGAGCTCGAGGACGGGCCGATCGCGGTGGATGACTTCCGGCACCTCGGCAGCGACGGCAGCCGCACCATGCTCCAGGTCACCCTGCACTCCGGGCGCAACCGGATCGTCCGGCGCATCTTCGATCATGTGGGACACCCCGTGCTGCGCCTCGTGCGCACCGGCATCGGGGAGCTCACCATCGGCGACCAGCCCCAAGGCACCGTGCGCGAGCTCGGCCGCTTCGAGCTGGGCCACCTGCTGGATCTGACCAGCAGCGCCCCCGACGACGCGACCCCACGCAACGGCGAGTCTGCCGCTGAGCCGAAGAGCGGGGGTCAGCCCGGATGA
- the cmk gene encoding (d)CMP kinase, with amino-acid sequence MEGSALVSDGQRLIIAVDGPSGSGKSSVCRAVAGQLGAAYLDTGAMYRAATWYCLAQGVDLDDEQAVAVAVEELPLKISTDPEHQVVMVGSTDVTGAIRETRISERVSEIATNRPARALLISAQRRLIDESGYIVAEGRDITTVVAPDAQVRVLLTASAEARLRRRGLQLGGTETAEALKRQVIDRDTRDSTASNFTEAADGVAVLDSSDLTFQETVDTLIQRVHQVSAEPLSTPSAGASRGESR; translated from the coding sequence ATGGAAGGTAGTGCTCTCGTGAGTGATGGACAGCGGCTGATCATTGCAGTGGACGGACCCTCGGGCTCGGGGAAGTCCAGCGTGTGCCGCGCCGTGGCGGGCCAGCTCGGTGCTGCCTACCTGGACACCGGGGCGATGTACCGCGCCGCCACCTGGTACTGCCTGGCCCAGGGCGTGGACCTCGACGATGAGCAGGCCGTGGCCGTCGCCGTGGAAGAGCTGCCGCTGAAGATCTCCACCGACCCGGAGCACCAGGTCGTCATGGTCGGCAGCACCGACGTCACCGGCGCCATCCGTGAGACCCGGATCTCGGAGCGCGTCTCCGAGATCGCGACCAACCGCCCCGCAAGGGCGCTGCTGATCTCCGCCCAGCGCCGTCTGATCGACGAATCCGGCTACATCGTGGCCGAGGGACGTGACATCACCACGGTGGTGGCCCCGGATGCGCAGGTGCGCGTGCTGCTCACCGCCTCCGCCGAGGCTCGGCTGCGCCGTCGCGGGCTGCAGCTGGGCGGCACCGAGACCGCCGAGGCGCTCAAGCGCCAGGTGATCGACCGGGACACCCGCGACTCCACCGCATCAAACTTCACCGAGGCAGCCGACGGCGTGGCCGTGCTGGACTCCTCGGATCTGACCTTTCAGGAGACGGTGGACACGCTGATCCAGCGCGTGCACCAGGTCTCCGCCGAACCACTCTCGACCCCATCTGCAGGAGCATCCCGTGGCGAATCACGCTGA
- the der gene encoding ribosome biogenesis GTPase Der produces MPPVEDDRLAERVAAITEEEAQARAAALRAGLSDYELAEEDAAVLEFDEDDEDFEPYVAAPPALAVIGRPNVGKSTLVNRITRSKEAVVEDVPGVTRDRVSYDAEWNGKDFTLVDTGGWEQDARGMHKRVAEQAEMAVDEADAVVFVVDGLVGATAVDEAVVRMLRRKKKPVLLVANKIDAPSQMSEVYSLWNLGLGEPYPVSALHGTGTGDLLDAAVKALPEFAEHGGMIPTGGPRRVALVGRPNVGKSSLLNKLAGSERVVVDSVAGTTMDPVDEFIELGGETWRFVDTAGIRRRQHMASGSEYYAMLRTQRALDKAEVAVVLLSVEEPVSEQDVRIIQMAVDSGRALVVAYNKWDLMDEERRYYLEREVTRDLAHIAWAPRVNVSALTGWHKDKLAPALDTALTSWGRRISTGRLNAFLGELVAATPHPVRGGKQPRILFATQPSTRPPRFVLFTTGFLDPGYRRFITRRLRETFDFTGSPIEVSMRVREKRKRK; encoded by the coding sequence ATCCCGCCCGTGGAGGACGATCGGCTCGCCGAACGCGTCGCCGCGATCACCGAGGAGGAGGCGCAGGCCCGGGCCGCGGCCCTGCGGGCTGGGCTCTCCGACTATGAGCTGGCCGAAGAAGACGCCGCCGTCCTGGAGTTCGACGAGGACGATGAGGACTTCGAGCCCTACGTCGCCGCACCGCCGGCCCTGGCAGTGATCGGTCGCCCCAATGTGGGCAAGTCCACCCTGGTCAACCGCATCACCCGCTCCAAAGAGGCCGTGGTCGAGGACGTCCCGGGCGTGACCCGCGACCGCGTGAGCTATGACGCGGAGTGGAACGGCAAGGACTTCACCCTGGTGGACACCGGCGGCTGGGAGCAGGATGCCCGCGGCATGCACAAGCGCGTGGCCGAGCAGGCCGAGATGGCCGTGGACGAGGCCGACGCCGTCGTCTTCGTGGTCGACGGGCTGGTCGGGGCGACGGCCGTGGATGAAGCCGTGGTCAGGATGCTGCGGCGCAAGAAGAAGCCGGTCCTGCTGGTGGCCAACAAGATCGACGCCCCCTCCCAGATGAGCGAGGTCTACAGCCTCTGGAACCTCGGTCTGGGCGAGCCCTACCCGGTCTCCGCGCTGCACGGCACCGGCACCGGTGACCTGCTCGACGCCGCGGTCAAGGCGCTCCCGGAGTTCGCCGAGCATGGCGGGATGATCCCCACCGGTGGTCCGCGCCGGGTGGCGCTGGTGGGACGGCCCAATGTGGGCAAGTCCTCGCTGCTGAACAAGCTGGCAGGCTCCGAGCGCGTGGTCGTGGACTCCGTCGCCGGCACCACCATGGACCCTGTGGATGAGTTCATCGAACTCGGCGGGGAGACCTGGCGCTTCGTGGACACCGCAGGCATCCGGCGTCGCCAGCACATGGCCTCGGGCTCTGAGTACTATGCGATGCTGCGCACCCAGCGCGCGCTGGACAAGGCCGAAGTAGCCGTCGTGCTGCTCTCGGTGGAGGAGCCGGTCTCCGAGCAGGATGTGCGCATCATCCAGATGGCCGTGGACTCCGGCCGCGCCCTGGTGGTGGCCTACAACAAATGGGACCTGATGGATGAGGAGCGCCGCTACTACCTCGAGCGGGAGGTCACCCGGGACCTGGCGCACATCGCCTGGGCGCCGCGGGTCAACGTCTCGGCGCTGACCGGCTGGCACAAGGACAAGCTGGCGCCGGCGCTGGACACCGCGTTGACCAGCTGGGGACGGCGCATCTCCACGGGACGGCTCAACGCCTTCCTCGGCGAGCTGGTCGCCGCCACCCCGCACCCGGTGCGCGGCGGCAAGCAGCCCAGGATCCTATTCGCCACCCAGCCCTCCACGCGGCCTCCGCGCTTCGTGCTCTTCACCACCGGGTTCCTGGATCCCGGCTACCGCCGGTTCATCACCCGCCGGCTGCGCGAGACCTTTGACTTCACCGGGTCACCGATCGAGGTCTCCATGCGCGTGCGCGAGAAGCGCAAGCGCAAATAA
- a CDS encoding trimeric intracellular cation channel family protein: protein MDILLLAVELIGTFAFAVSGALLAARKGFDVVGSVLLASMAGLGGGVIRDVLIGYGPPLALENPVYLAPVLVAVVLVMTGLLHETRLRRTLLVFDAVGLSLFCLTGTVIAWEAGLTELACVLLGISTAVGGGAMRDVVANETPQIFNPRGVYAVPAMLGAALTVTALSLELSLVWAGPVIALLVFALRMISLRRGWRVPLAGRRFSAAEGNSGPSAD from the coding sequence ATGGACATCCTGCTGTTGGCCGTCGAGCTGATCGGCACGTTCGCCTTCGCCGTCTCCGGGGCGCTGCTGGCAGCGCGCAAGGGCTTCGACGTGGTCGGCTCGGTCCTGCTGGCTTCGATGGCAGGGCTCGGCGGGGGAGTGATCCGCGATGTGCTCATCGGCTACGGTCCGCCGCTCGCGCTGGAGAACCCGGTCTACCTCGCGCCGGTGCTGGTGGCCGTGGTGCTGGTGATGACCGGGCTGCTGCATGAGACCAGGCTGCGCCGCACTCTGCTCGTCTTCGATGCGGTCGGACTCTCACTGTTCTGCCTCACCGGCACCGTGATCGCCTGGGAAGCAGGTCTCACCGAGCTGGCCTGCGTGCTGCTTGGAATCTCCACCGCGGTGGGCGGTGGTGCCATGCGCGACGTCGTCGCCAATGAGACCCCGCAGATCTTCAACCCGCGCGGTGTCTACGCCGTGCCGGCCATGCTCGGCGCCGCGCTCACTGTGACCGCGCTGAGCCTGGAACTCTCGCTGGTCTGGGCCGGACCCGTCATCGCGCTCCTGGTCTTTGCGCTGCGCATGATCTCGTTGCGCCGCGGCTGGCGGGTGCCGCTGGCCGGACGCCGCTTCAGTGCGGCTGAGGGCAATTCGGGGCCTTCCGCAGACTGA
- a CDS encoding ParA family protein produces the protein MGPTGRPKHEFSDPEPLSSHGPARIIAMVNQKGGVGKTTSSINMGAALAEYGRRVLMVDFDPQGALSAGFGTSPHELETTVYNVLMERGVKTRDAIVSTHVENVDLLPANIDLSAAEVQLVNEVAREQVLDRALRQVRDDYDVIIIDCQPSLGLLTVNALTAAHGVLIPLEAEYFALRAVALLVDTIEKVQDRLNPDLEIDGVLVTMVDLRTLHAREVIARIVEAFGEKVFETVIKRSVKFPDATVAAEPITAYAHKHEGAKAYRQLARELILRGGSP, from the coding sequence ATGGGCCCCACCGGCCGTCCCAAGCACGAATTCTCCGATCCAGAGCCGCTGAGCAGCCACGGCCCCGCGCGCATCATCGCGATGGTCAACCAGAAGGGCGGGGTGGGCAAGACCACCTCCTCGATCAACATGGGCGCCGCGCTCGCCGAATACGGCCGCCGCGTGCTCATGGTGGACTTCGACCCGCAGGGCGCCCTCTCCGCCGGGTTCGGCACCAGCCCACATGAGCTCGAGACCACGGTCTACAACGTGCTCATGGAGCGCGGGGTCAAGACCCGCGACGCGATCGTCTCCACCCACGTGGAGAACGTGGACCTGCTCCCGGCCAACATCGACCTCTCCGCCGCCGAGGTCCAGCTGGTCAATGAGGTGGCCCGCGAACAGGTCCTCGACCGGGCGCTGCGCCAGGTCCGCGACGACTACGACGTCATCATCATCGACTGCCAGCCCTCGCTGGGCCTGCTCACCGTCAACGCGCTCACCGCCGCCCACGGCGTGCTGATCCCGCTCGAGGCCGAGTACTTCGCGCTGCGTGCGGTGGCGCTGCTGGTGGACACCATCGAGAAGGTCCAGGATCGGCTCAACCCGGACCTGGAGATCGACGGCGTGCTGGTCACCATGGTCGACCTGCGCACCCTGCATGCCCGGGAGGTCATCGCCCGGATCGTCGAGGCCTTCGGGGAGAAGGTCTTCGAGACGGTGATCAAGCGCTCGGTGAAGTTCCCCGATGCCACGGTCGCCGCCGAACCGATCACCGCCTACGCCCATAAGCACGAGGGAGCCAAGGCCTACCGGCAGCTGGCCCGCGAGCTGATCCTCCGAGGTGGTTCGCCTTAG
- a CDS encoding segregation and condensation protein A, with protein MADTDSVEVPALEAGATQGAFTVSLANFDGPFDLLLGLIAKREMDVTAVALSAVTDEFLDYVRGLSHDRALDESSNFILIAATLLDLKAAQLLPGGEIESEEDFAALEARDLLFARLLQYRAFKHIAGHIAEQIQQHSDRFPRQPGTHPELAQLLPELVFKTTPEDLKAIAERAFARPAMEPDHVRFEHLHAQTVDIAAEIAVMTQLLRETGTASFTELITGAESRLVVVVRFLGLLELYRDRDVAFEQDSPLGELLVTWSGPAAGEIPAMQRAAAEWDEPAQDEPVQDETQSRELEEKEHSSDV; from the coding sequence GTGGCGGACACGGACTCGGTTGAGGTCCCCGCGCTGGAGGCAGGCGCCACGCAGGGGGCCTTCACCGTGTCGCTGGCGAACTTCGACGGGCCCTTCGATCTGCTGCTGGGGCTCATCGCCAAGCGCGAGATGGATGTCACGGCGGTGGCACTCTCCGCTGTGACCGACGAGTTCCTGGACTATGTCCGCGGGCTCTCTCATGACCGCGCGCTGGACGAGTCCTCGAACTTCATCCTGATCGCAGCGACCCTGCTGGACCTCAAGGCCGCCCAGCTGCTCCCCGGCGGAGAGATCGAGTCCGAGGAGGACTTCGCCGCGCTGGAGGCCCGTGATCTGCTCTTCGCCCGGCTGCTGCAGTACCGCGCGTTCAAGCACATCGCGGGCCACATCGCCGAACAGATCCAGCAGCACTCCGATCGGTTCCCCCGTCAGCCCGGCACGCACCCCGAGCTGGCCCAGCTGCTGCCGGAACTGGTCTTCAAGACCACCCCTGAGGACCTCAAGGCCATCGCCGAGCGTGCCTTCGCCCGCCCCGCGATGGAGCCCGACCATGTGCGGTTCGAACACCTGCATGCGCAGACCGTGGACATCGCCGCCGAGATCGCGGTGATGACCCAGCTGCTGCGCGAGACCGGCACGGCGAGCTTCACGGAGCTGATCACCGGGGCAGAGAGCCGGCTGGTCGTCGTCGTCCGGTTTCTCGGTCTCCTGGAGCTCTACCGCGATCGTGATGTGGCCTTCGAGCAGGACAGCCCGCTCGGGGAGCTGCTCGTCACCTGGTCCGGTCCCGCGGCCGGGGAGATCCCGGCCATGCAGCGGGCCGCCGCTGAGTGGGACGAGCCAGCGCAGGACGAACCGGTGCAGGACGAGACACAGTCTCGGGAGCTGGAGGAGAAGGAGCACAGCAGCGATGTCTGA
- a CDS encoding serine hydrolase: protein MLPRENLPRRGQEARPARHSPAYRALGLATAALLLTSCSPAVFQPAPVPAHGVDAAPALAGTGESGEQPGSPADPQDEDPAADDAPLPALAAEVKDARDAQREAAAEGAAALAEAREAHLQELAEEQERLAQEEAEAEAELERQREEQEAADEAARAEEEAQAEQDASPEPAPQQPVPDAPADSTFTGDLDAYLADLAASHSGDISISLTEIGGQGRSASTAGGESRVSASTYKLFVAYGILDRVESGEMDWDDTVDGGRDRATCLTEMISLSDNPCADVFRDELGWRGLRDIAAETGGPATDFIPAYARTSANDLTAFLTRLETGQLGLRQDSRSRLLGALGSNIFRQGIPSGSAGTVLNKVGFIDGYLNDAAIVRHPQGTYVLSIMSEGSDWEAIASITRQVEAALY from the coding sequence ATGCTTCCCCGCGAAAACCTTCCCCGTCGCGGTCAGGAGGCCAGACCTGCTCGGCACAGTCCCGCGTACCGAGCCCTCGGTCTTGCCACCGCCGCTCTGCTGCTCACCTCATGCAGCCCTGCCGTGTTCCAGCCTGCTCCGGTGCCGGCCCATGGCGTGGATGCGGCGCCCGCGCTGGCCGGCACCGGTGAGAGCGGCGAGCAGCCCGGAAGCCCTGCAGACCCCCAGGACGAGGACCCCGCCGCAGACGACGCGCCCCTCCCGGCACTTGCTGCCGAGGTGAAGGACGCTCGGGATGCCCAGCGCGAGGCGGCCGCCGAGGGGGCCGCCGCCCTTGCCGAAGCCCGTGAGGCGCACCTGCAGGAGCTCGCGGAGGAGCAGGAGCGGCTTGCCCAGGAAGAGGCCGAAGCCGAGGCGGAGCTCGAACGGCAGCGTGAAGAGCAGGAAGCGGCCGATGAGGCAGCCCGCGCGGAGGAAGAGGCCCAGGCGGAGCAGGATGCCTCCCCCGAGCCCGCCCCGCAGCAGCCGGTGCCGGATGCGCCCGCGGACTCCACCTTCACCGGTGATCTCGATGCTTACCTGGCCGACCTCGCAGCTTCTCACTCCGGCGACATCTCGATCAGCCTCACCGAGATCGGCGGACAGGGTCGCAGCGCCTCGACCGCCGGGGGCGAATCACGGGTCAGCGCCAGCACCTATAAGCTCTTCGTCGCCTACGGCATCCTGGACCGGGTCGAGTCCGGTGAGATGGACTGGGACGACACCGTCGACGGCGGCCGCGACCGCGCCACCTGCCTGACCGAGATGATCTCGCTCAGCGACAACCCCTGCGCCGACGTGTTCCGCGATGAGCTGGGCTGGCGGGGCCTGCGCGACATCGCCGCCGAGACCGGCGGGCCGGCCACCGACTTCATCCCCGCCTACGCGCGCACCTCGGCCAATGACCTCACCGCGTTCCTCACCCGCCTCGAGACCGGCCAGCTCGGCCTGAGACAGGACAGCCGTTCCCGACTGCTGGGCGCACTGGGGAGCAACATCTTCCGCCAAGGCATCCCCTCGGGCAGCGCCGGCACGGTGCTGAACAAGGTGGGCTTCATCGACGGGTACCTCAACGATGCCGCGATCGTGCGACACCCGCAGGGCACCTACGTGCTCTCGATCATGTCCGAGGGCTCGGACTGGGAAGCCATCGCGTCGATCACCCGGCAGGTCGAAGCAGCGCTCTACTGA